One Rhododendron vialii isolate Sample 1 chromosome 2a, ASM3025357v1 genomic region harbors:
- the LOC131317698 gene encoding lipase-like: MKQTSWIKVAILISLFAASSCREIKVKHKDNVAVYNHTLATILVEYASAVYLSDLTDLVTWTCSRCGDLTEGFEMIELVVDVQRCLQGFVGVAPNLNAIVIAFRGTQGNSIQNWIEDLYWKQLDLDYPDMPDAMVHHGFYSAYHDTTIQPGILKAIKRAKGLYGDIDIMITGHSMGGAMAAFCALDLAVNYKIHNVQVVTFGQPRIGNTAFASRYSKLVPNTIRVTNKHDIVPHLPPYYPRLTQKTYHHFPREVWLYEEGFDTLIYPVEKVCDDSGEDPDCSRSVMGNSIWDHLEYYGVVLGDRTEEGSCRIVMDPHVATYQVEDAEGNFILSRDDPSSSLVKMKTESRISSNFI; this comes from the exons ATGAAGCAGACAAGCTGGATAAAAGTTGCAATTTTGATAAGCTTGTTTGCTGCTTCTAGCTGTAGAG AAATCAAGGTCAAGCACAAAGATAATGTGGCTGTTTACAATCACACTCTTGCAACAATATTGGTGGAATATGCTTCTGCT GTGTATTTGTCGGATTTGACGGATTTAGTTACTTGGACATGCTCAAGATGTGGTGATTTAACTGAG GGGTTTGAAATGATAGAGCTGGTTGTAGATGTCCAGCGCTGCTTACAG GGATTTGTTGGGGTGGCACCAAATCTTAATGCTATTGTGATTGCATTCCGAGGCACTCAGGGAAACAG CATACAGAACTGGATTGAAGACCTGTACTGGAAGCAGCTCGACTTAGATTACCCTGACATGCCTGACGCAATG GTGCACCATGGATTTTATTCTGCTTACCATGACACAACCATACAACCTGGaattttaaaagctattaaacgagCAAAGGGTTTGTATGGCGACATTGATATTATGATCACAGGACACTCGATGGGAGGGGCTATGGCTGCCTTTTGTGCTCTGGATCTCGCA GTCAATTATAAAATCCACAATGTTCAGGTTGTGACATTTGGACAACCTCGTATTGGCAATACTGCTTTCGCATCTCGCTATAGCAAACTTGTGCCAAATACAATTCGAGTCACAAATAAACATGATATTGTCCCTCACCTGCCGCCGTATTATCCTCGTTTGACACAGAAGACATACCATCACTTCCCAAGAGAG GTGTGGCTTTATGAGGAAGGATTTGATACTTTAATTTATCCAGTAGAGAAGGTCTGCGATGATAGTGGCGAAGACCCGGATTGTAGCAG GTCAGTGATGGGAAATAGCATTTGGGATCATTTGGAGTACTACGGTGTTGTACTAGGAGACAGGACAGAAGAAGGCTCGTGCCGAATCGTGATGGATCCTCACGTTGCTACATATCAGGTGGAAGATGCTGAGGGGAATTTCATCTTGTCCAGAGAtgatccttcttcttctctagtaaaaatgaaaacagaatCAAGAATTTCGAGCAACTTTATTTAG